In the genome of Flexistipes sinusarabici DSM 4947, one region contains:
- a CDS encoding NHL repeat-containing protein: MKKILLLVLFFLFANNVDNLYALNLIPVKKVEEVNLKKHSLPTDVVFRDSNSFYLLDAYKPAVLLYENFQLRRKVKLAVPDEGMCFERHENKYFICVPAEGKIYILNEDFRITGSIKNSKGAFNPTDIAFYDNKFYVADNDNHRIMVFNEKGSLINKKGEYGFDYLMFRYPFDIAIDSRGDLFVSEVINTRIQQLTYDLKYVNYIGGWGVSSGHFYRPKGVVIYRDKYLLVADGYMGLIQVFDKKGNFTGVLGNSKGEKLKFVSPVRMKIYKDQLAVTDFLDKSVQIFSLEDFK; this comes from the coding sequence ATGAAGAAAATTCTTTTATTGGTTCTGTTTTTTTTGTTCGCAAACAATGTGGATAATTTATACGCTCTTAATTTGATACCTGTAAAAAAAGTGGAAGAGGTTAATTTAAAAAAACACTCCCTGCCCACTGATGTGGTTTTCAGGGACTCCAATTCTTTTTATCTGCTGGATGCCTACAAACCGGCCGTGCTGCTGTATGAAAATTTCCAGTTAAGAAGGAAAGTAAAATTGGCTGTACCGGATGAGGGGATGTGCTTTGAAAGGCATGAAAACAAATATTTTATATGTGTCCCTGCAGAAGGTAAAATCTATATTTTAAATGAAGACTTTAGAATTACTGGCAGTATTAAGAATTCAAAGGGTGCATTTAACCCGACGGATATAGCATTTTATGACAATAAATTTTATGTTGCCGACAACGACAACCACAGAATAATGGTTTTTAACGAAAAAGGCTCCCTGATTAATAAAAAAGGGGAATACGGATTTGATTATCTGATGTTCAGGTATCCCTTTGACATTGCTATCGACAGTAGAGGAGATCTGTTTGTTTCAGAAGTTATTAACACAAGAATTCAACAGCTTACTTACGATCTGAAATATGTAAATTATATAGGAGGTTGGGGGGTATCTTCCGGTCACTTTTACAGGCCAAAAGGTGTTGTAATTTACAGGGATAAATATCTACTAGTAGCTGATGGTTATATGGGCTTAATTCAGGTTTTTGATAAAAAGGGCAATTTTACAGGGGTGCTGGGTAATTCTAAAGGTGAGAAACTGAAATTTGTATCCCCTGTAAGGATGAAGATATACAAAGACCAACTTGCTGTCACAGACTTTCTTGACAAATCGGTTCAGATTTTCAGCCTTGAGGATTTCAAATGA